TGGTTCAAACCGATGTTGAACCCGTGCGCCCCCGAGGCCGCCCGCAGCGCGGTCATCGCCTTCTTGGTGAAGTCCGCCAGCTCGGCCGTCTCGGCCTCGTCCAGCTCGGTGTAGTCGGCCACGTGCCGGTACGGGACCACCATCAAGTGCCCGCCGTTGTACGGGTACAGGTTCAGCACCGCGAAGACGGAGCGGCCACGCGCGATGACCAGCCCGTCCTCGTCGCTCAGCGACGGGATCGAGCAGAACGGGCAACCGTCGTCCGGAGCCGGGCCGGTGGGCTTGTTCTCACCCTGGATGTACGCCATCCGATGGGGGGTCCACAGGCGGCGGAAGCCGTCCGGCTCACCGACGCCCCGCTGCAGTTCCGGCTCAGTCGTCATGCTGATCAGCATATTCGCCCGACGGTGCTTGCAAAGCCGCGCGGGGCAGACTCATCAAGAGCCTGCCCCGCGCACCGTGATCGTCCGGCTACAACGTCAGACCTGGATGCGGTTCTTCACCGCGTCCACGATCTCCGCGACGGCGTCCGCGACCGGAACGCCGTTCTTCTGCTCGCCGTTGCGGTAGCGGAAGGAGACGGCACCCGCGGTGACATCGTCGTTGCCGGCGATGAGCATGTACGGGACCTTGGTCTTCTGCGCGTTGCGGATCTTCTTCTGCATGCGGTCGTCCGAGGTGTCCACCTCGACCCGGATCCCGTGCTTCTTCAGCTCGGCCGCGACCTCCAGCAGGTACGGCACGTGCTCGTCGGTGATCGGGATGCCGGTGACGGTGACCGGAGCCAGCCACGGCGGCATGGCGCCGGCGTAGTGCTCCAGCAGCACCGCGAAGAAGCGCTCGATCGAACCGAACAGCGCGCGGTGGATCATGACCGGCCGCTGACGCGAGCCGTCCGCCGCGGTGTACTCCAGGTCGAAGCGCTCCGGCAGGTTGAAGTCCAGCTGGATCGTGGACATCTGCCACGTCCGGCCGATCGCGTCCTTCGCCTGCACCGAGATCTTCGGACCGTAGAAGGCCGCGCCGCCCGGGTCCGGAACCAGCGGCAGGCCCTGCTTCTCGGCCACGCTCGCGAGGACCGCGGTGGCCTCCTCCCAGGTCTCGTCCGAACCGACGTACTTCTCCGGGTCCTTGGTGGACAGCTCCAGGTAGAAGTCGGTCAGACCGTAGTCGCGAAGGAGGTTGAGCACGAAGGTCAGGGTCGAGTCGAGCTCGTCCGCCATCTGCTCGCGGGTGCAGTAGATGTGCGCGTCGTCCTGCGTGAAGCCGCGGGCACGGGTCAGGCCGTGCACCACGCCGGACTTCTCGTAGCGGTACACCGTCCCGAACTCGAAGAGGCGCAGCGGCAGTTCACGGTACGAGCGGCCGCGCGCGTCGAAGATCAGGTTATGCATCGGGCAGTTCATCGGCTTGAGGTAGTAGTCCACGCCCTCGTCGAGCTGCATGGGCGGGTACATACCGTCCGCGTACCAGTCCAGGTGGCCGCTCTTCTCGAAGAGCTTCCCCTTGGTGGCGTGCGGGGTGTAGACGAACTCGTAGCCCTCTTCCTCGTGTCGCTTGCGCGAGTAGTCCTCCATGGCGCGGCGGATGATGCCGCCCTTGGGGTGGAAGACGGCGAGGCCGGAGCCGATCTCCTCCGGGATGGAGAAGAGGTCGAGCTCGTTGCCGAGCTTGCGGTGGTCGCGCTTCTCGGCCTCGACGAGGAAGTCGAGGTGGGCCTTCAGCTCGTCCTTGGTCGGCCACGCGGTGCCGTAGATGCGCTGCAGCATCGGGTTCTTCTCGCTGCCGCGCCAGTAGGCGGCCGCGTTGCGCATCAGCTTGAAAGCCGGGATGTGCCGGGTGCTGGGCAGGTGCGGGCCGCGGCAGAGGTCGCCCCAGCACTGCTCGCCGGACTTGGCGTCCAGGTTGTCGTAGATGGTGAGCTCGCCGGCGCCGACCTCGACGTCGGCGCCCTCACCCGCGGTGGCGGCGGAGCCCTTGAGGCCGATCAGCTCCAGCTTGTACGGCTCGGCGGCCAGCTCCTCGCGGGCGGCCTCGTCGGTGACCACGCGGCGGGCGAACTTCTGCCCGCGCTTGATGATCTCCTGCATCTTCTTCTCGATGGCCTTGAGGTCATCGGGGTGGAACGGCTTCTCGACGTCGAAGTCGTAGTAGAAGCCGTCCTTGACCGGCGGGCCGATGCCGAGCTTGGCCTCCGGGTAGAGCTGCTGCACGGCCTGCGCCATGACGTGCGCGGTGGAGTGGCGCAGGATGTCCAGGCCGTCCTTGCTGCCGATCGCGACCGGCTCGACCTCGTCGCCGTCCTGGAGGACGTGGGCGAGGTCCTTGAGCTGGCCGCCGACGCGGGCGGCGATGATCGAGCGGTCGTCGGCGAAGAGCTCGGCGGCCGTAGTGCCCGTCGTCACCACGCGCTCTTCCCGATCGGGTTCGCGGCTGATGATTACCCGGACGTCCGTCACCGGTCTCTCCTGACGTGCTGGATTAGAGGACGCAACACTTCGCTGCGCGTCACGATGGTACCGAGAGCGCCGCCCCCGCCGTCCACCTACGCCTTTCCACGCCCTCCTACACCTCCCTACGCCCCCTCTCCCTCTTCCTTGAGCTCATCCTTGAGCTCTTCCTTCAGCCCCTTCAGCAGCCGCTCACGGTCCGCTCCCTCCCAGTCACACAGTTCCAGTCCGTGCGGCCTGGTGAGCCGGCGGAAGCCGCCGCTGCGCTCCAGCCGGCCGCTGACCCGGACCGGCACGCCGGCCAGGTGGGCCTCGGCGGCGAGGCGGTAGTCGGCGTCGGGCAGCCGGAGCTTCAGCTCGCGGACCTCGGCGCCGCCGAGCACCCGCAGCCGGACGGTGCCCGGGCCGGCCGGGTCGGCGCGCTTGAGCCGGACGACCACGCCGACCACGGTGACGGCGATGGCGGGCTCGATGCGCTCCAGCAGGTCGGCGGCCTCGGCCAGGGCGGGCAGGTCGCCCGGCGAGAAGTCGAGGACGATCCGGCGCTCGCCGAAGCCGCCCGGGGTGCCGGCGGCCACCGACCAGGCGACCGCGAGCTGCGCACCGGTCGCGCCGCGCACCAGGTCCTCGACGGACTGCACGAGTTCCCGGCTGACCCCGGCCTGGACGGCGTTCTCGAAGGCCTCGGGTCCGCCGCTGACCCGGCGGTAGTCGACCGCGTCGCGCAGCGCCTCCAGCGCGCGGACGAGGGTGGTGACGGCCGCCCGGCCCTCGGGGGCCGGGGTGTAGGCGGTGAGGCCCGCGCCCTGCTCGACGACGAGGACGCGGTCCAGGAAGTCCCCGGCCCAGGCGTCCAGACGGGCGCCGAAGTAGGCGGCCCTGGTCCGTCCGGCCTTGGCCCCGGCGGCGAGCATCCCGCGGGCCGCCGCCTGGAGCCGTTCGGTGTCCTCCCAGGGCGTGGTGCCGGACGGCCCGGGCAGGTCGCGGCGCCAGCGCAGTTCGTCGCCGGGCACGGCGAGCGCGAGCAGGATGGCGCGGGCGGACGGGCTGCGCGAGCGGGAGAGCGCGGTGACGGCGTCGGTGAGGAGGTCGACCGCGTCGTCGAAGCCGTCCCCGGCGGGGACGAGGAGGCTGGTGCCCGGGTCGTCGTCCGGGGGCGTCCAGCGGCCGTACCGGGCGGCGGGGCCGCCGCGCCGGACCCAGCCGTGCCGGGCGAGCAGGGTGGCGAGCACCGCCGGGTCGACGGCGGCCGGGTCGGGCAGGGCCTGGGCGTGGGCGTGGCCGCCCGGTCCGTGCGGCAGTGTCATGGGTGCTGCTCCTCCCCGCCGGGGCCGGGCCGTCACGGGCTGCCGCCCGCACCGACCCGGGCCATGATGTCGCAGAGCGCGCGGTCGTCGAAGACCTTGCCGGTGGGCACGCGGACGTTGGTGCGCCGCTGCCCGGTGACCGGGTGGCCGGCCAGGTTGACCCAGTAACAGCAGTGCCGCAGTTCGAGCGCGTCCGGCCGGGCCTCCAGCCAGCGGTCGACCCGGCGCGGCAGCAGCATCACGACCAGGATCCGCGGCACCGCGACCCGGGCGCGGGCGAGCTTGCGCAGGTGGTCGTTGTCCAGGGTGAAGCTGAAGTGCGTGCCGGCCGGGTCGGGCGCGATCTGCTGGGTCGCCTTGAGCTGGATCTTGATGGTGACCTCGTCGTCGACCTCGTGTTCCCGCGAGCCGTGGCTGACCTGCCAGTCGATGCCGTTGTCCGGGAAGGGCTGGGAGAGCGAGCAGCCGGCCGCCGCCGCGACCGCGTGCAGGTAGCCGACCTGCAGCGTCTCCATGCAGGCCGTGACCGCCAGGTTCCCCCGCAGGACGGCAGCCGCCTCCTCGGGCTGCGGCTGTGTCAGTGCCATCGCCCCGTGGCCTCCCCCGGCTCCGGGCCCGTCCGGATTCGAACGGGACACCTCTGGCAGCATCCCCGGCCCGGCCTGCGCCAAACGGTTGAACGGGCGTCAGAACCGGGTATCAACCGGGCGCGGAACGCACGCCTGAGGGGCAGTCATGCAGCAGCACTGGTACACCGGTCCACTTGCCTCCTTCGACACCGAGACCACCGGCGTGGACGTCGAGCACGACCGGATCGTCTCGGCCGCCCTGGTCGTCCAACTCTCCCCGGGCGCACCCGTGCAGACCTCGACCTGGCTGGCCGATCCGGGGGTCCCGATCCCGGACGGCGCGCGGGCGGTGCACGGCATCACCGACGAGCACGTGCTCGCGCACGGCCGTCCGGCCCGTGTCGTTGTGGCGGAGATAACCCGCGCCCTGGCCGCACAGGCCCGGGCCGGCCGGCCGGTGGTGGTGATGAACGCGCCGTACGATCTGACGCTGCTGGACCGGGAGTTGCGCCGCCACCACCGGCTCACGCTGACCGACGGGCTGGGCGCGGCCGGGCTCGTGGTGCTGGATCCGCGGGTGCTGGACAAGCACGTGGACCGCTACCGCAAGGGCCGTAGGACGCTCACCGACCTGTGCGCGCACTACGGCGTGGAGCTGACGGGGGCGCACGACGCGGCGGCGGACGCCTCGGCGGCGCTGGCGCTGACCCGGACGATCGGCGCCCGCTACCCGGCGGCGCTGGGCGGGCTGACGGCGGCGGAGCTGCACCTGCGGCAGGCGATCTGGCACGCGGCGCAGGCGCGGGGGCTGCAGAGCTGGTTCGACCGGTCAGGGACGCCGGAGCGGGTGGACCTGTCCTGGCCGCTGCGGCCGGCCCGGTGCGGCTGCGGCCGGCGGCTGGAGCCGGCGCACGGCTGCGAGGCGGCGGCGTAGGAGCGCCCGGAACGCGCCGCAGGCCCTGACCGGTCTCCCGATCAGGGCCTGCATGCTGTCCGGTGGGCGATACTGGGATCGAACCAGTGACCCCTTCGGTGTGAACGAAGTGCTCTCCCGCTGAGCTAATCGCCCGGGCAACGAGAAGAACTGTAGCACCATTCGGGGCCGGTCGTACAACTCGTCCCTTCCGGGGACGGCCTGGCGCATCCGCAGAACTCGCACTCCGCACGGAAGATGACTGGGCCTCAGTTCATTCCCGGCGGCGGCCTTCCGATGGAATCCGGAAATACATGTGAGGCCCGGCCGATAATCGGCCGGGCCTCACATATCACAATGCATTCCGGTGGGCGATACTGGGATCGAACCAGTGACCCCTTCGGTGTGAACGAAGTGCTCTCCCGCTGAGCTAATCGCCCGGGTGCAGGGAAAACATTACCGCATCCCGGAGGGTGGTCCGAACACCCGCCTGCGGAGGTCCCGGCCCCGGGCCGGTCCGGCTGCCGTCCGCCTTCCAGGGGACGGCCGGGCCGGACGGGGCCCACCGCGCTCCGGCAGCCTCGGCGGCCTTGCGGCAGGGCCGGCCGGACTCGGACGAACCCGGCGGCCCGGACGCCCGCACCCAGGAAGATCACCACCTGGCCGGGGCCGGGCACGGCAGCATGATCGCGCCGAGCACCGGCCCCGCGAGGCCGGCCGGGAGGATCCACACCCGCCGGAGCAGGTGGAGGGGACGGGAACGGCGGGTGAACGCGGGGCGCCCTCGAGCCGACCACCCGGTCGCCGTCGACGGCGGTGTCGGCACCGTCCCGCGGACTGCGTCGTCCGGCTCGACCGCATCACCCGTTCCCGTGTTCCCGCCCGCCTTGGTGTTTCGCACAGTCATGCCGGGAAACAAACCGAGAAGCGGCCCGGTAATGCCCGACCCGGGCACTACGGAACGATTACGCAATGCGCCGTAAGGGGTACGACTCGGCCCCGAATCGGGACAGAGGGGTTTACATCGGTCGTAGGGGTGGGATGGTCCGTTCGCCGACGTGCGATTCCCCGAGCGCACACTGAGCGAAAGGCCATGGCGCTTATGAACACCACGGTCAGCTGCGAGCTGCACCTGCGCCTCATCGTGTCCAGCGAGTCCTCACTGCCCGTCCCCGCGGGCCTTCGCTACGACACTGCCGACCCCTACGCCGTACACGCCACGTTCCACACGGGCGCCGACGAGACCGTGGAGTGGGTGTTCGCCCGAGATCTCCTTGCGGAGGGGCTGCACCGACCGACCGGTACCGGCGACGTCAGGGTGTGGCCGTCGCGCAGCCACGGGCAAGGGGTGGTCTGCATCGCGCTGAGCTCTCCGGAAGGAGAAGCCCTGCTGGAGGCCCCGGCCCGGGCGCTTGAGTCGTTCCTCAAGCGGACGGACGCCGCGGTGCCCCCCGGCACCGAACACCGTCACTTCGACCTCGACCGGGAGCTGTCCCACATCCTCGCCGAAAGTTGACCCCGACCGGAGGAGGTCACGCTCCGCCGTCGGCGGGGCCGTAGCCCCTGCCGTCACCGCAGCCGTCCTACTCGGGGGCACGGCAGCAGACTCAGCCGCGCACGACGCGGTCTCGGGGCCGGTGCGCGGCCCGCTCCCGTCGGAGCGGACCGGAGCACCACCGGCGCCCGGCACCGGAGCCGGTCATCCGTACGGGTGGCCGGCCTCGCTGCCGGGCGCCGCCGGGTTTCCGGAATGATCATTCGCGAGTGGTTAATCGATTGACCCCGTCCGGTTTTCGCCGCATCGATGCCATCCGCACATTCCTTCGAAAGAAGGCGCCGCCCTCCTGCCGCACGGCCCGGTATGGTCTGGGGTAACCGCAGACGCGGGGTACCGAAATCCCCCTCCGCCAGGAGTCCCCTCGTGCTGATCACCCACGACACCGAGTGCGCACTGAGCAGCCTCGTCGAGCTGCTCAACACCGCCCCCGAGGTCTGCGGCACGGAGCTGCTGCCCGACGTGGCCGCGCTGGACGCCTTCGTGGTCCGCCAGGAGATCAGCGAGATCGACTCGCTGACCGAGGAGGACCTGCACCGCGTGCACGACCTGCGCTCGCGGCTGCGCGAGGTGTTCGGCACCGAGTCCACCGCGGCGGCGGCCGAGCTGGTCAACGGGATCGTCGCGGCGGCCGGGACGACGCCCCGGCTGACCAACCACGACCACCACGGCTGGCACATCCACTACTTCGCGCCGCACGCCGCGCTCGGCGATCACCTGGCGGCCGAGCTGGGCATGGCGCTGGCCTTCATCTTCATGGCGGGTGAGCGCGAGCGGCTGCGCACGTGCGAGGCGCCGGACTGCGCGCGGGTCTTCGTGGACCTCTCGCGCAACCGCTCCCGGCGCTACTGCGACAGCCGGACCTGCGGCAACCGGCTGCACGTCGCCGCGTACCGGGCGCGCCAGCGCTCGGCGGAGACCGTGCCGACCATCTGACGCACCGCGCTCAGATGCCGCGCCTGCGGAGGATCTCCTCGATGTCGGCGAAGTCGCCGAGGCCGTCGTCCTGCTTCTTCGCCGCCGCCTTCTTCGGCTTCGGCGGCGCGGCCGTCACCGCCGGGCGCTCGGATGCCGGGCCCGCGGCCGGGCGGGACTCCGGGGCGTCCACGGCGTCGCGGCGGCCCAGCCGGCGGGTGGTGAGCAGCAGGGCGGCGGAGATGGCGAGCAGCACGATGCCCGTCCAGACCCGGGGGTCGAAGACGAGCCTGGTGGCCCAGTCGGCGAACTCGCGGCCGATCGTGCGGGCGACGGGGAACAGGCCGGTGAGGTAGAGCCCGGCAGGCAGCAGCGCGACCGCGAACCAGCGGGTCGCGGAGAGGAAGCGCCGCCGGTAGGCGCGCAGGCCGGCGACGGCCACCCCGGCCGCCGTGAGCGCGAAGCTGATCGCGGCGGTCAGCACGGCCTCGCCCCGTCGCGTCCGGTGGTCCTGGTCATCGGTGCCTCCTGTCGCTCGGCCCTCGGGCACACCGCCCGGCGGCGCGGGGGCTCACTGGTGGAACACTGGGGGAATGATCGAAGGTTCCCTCCCCCGTCTCGAGTTCTGGTGCGACCTCCAGTGCCCGGACTGCCGTACCGCCCTGGACGACGTACGGGCGCTGCGTGCGCAGCACGGCGACGCGCTGCCCGTCGAGCTGCGGCACTTCCCGCTGGAGAAGCACAAGCACGCCTACGCGGCCGCCGAGGCCGCCGAGGAGGCGTTCGCCCAAGGGCTGGGCTGGCCGTTCGTCGAGGCGCTGCTGGCCCGCGTCGAGGACCTGGACGCGCGGGGGCAGCAGGTGTTGCTGGAGGTGGCGCGGGAGGTCGGGGTGGACGCCGAGGAGGTCGACACGGCGCTGATCGACGGCCGGCACATGCTGACCGTGGACGCCGACCAGGCCGAGGGCAGGGCGATCGGGGTGACGGGAACGCCGACGTACGTGATCGGCGGGAAGCGGCTGGACGGCGGGCAGAGCCAGGACGGCCTGCGGGCACGGATCGTCGCCATCATCGAGGAGGCGAAGGATTCCTGACGCCATGTCAGGTCACAGCGGTTTGCCGTAGAGGCGGTTGGTGACCTGATAGCCGAGCGAGGCGTAGAGCCGGATCGCCGCCTCGTTGGCAGTGAAGACGTTGAGACCGAGGGTGCACACCCCGGCGGCCAGGCACTCCCGTTCGGCGAGCAGCATCAGCGTGCGGCCGTGTCCCCGGCCCCGGCGGGCCGGGGACACCTCGACGACCATGACCCAGGCGAGCGGCTCGCCGTCGGGCAGGTCGCGCAGGTGGAGGTCCACCCAGAGCGAGCCGAGCACCTCGCCGTCCGCGTCGCCGCAGAGCCGGCGCAGGGCGACGCCGGGGCTGTCCGCGCCCTGCGGGAGCACGCGGAGGTGGTCGAGTTCCGACTTGGCGCGGCCCTGTTCCTCGGTGAGACCCGACGCCATCAGCGAGCGGACGTAGCCCTCCGCGGCCCCGTCGAGCCAGGCCGGAAGTTCTGCGGGCTCGATCCGTCGCGCGGTGACGCCGGCGGGCAGGACCGGGGCCGCGGTCAGGCGCTTGGACAGGTTCCGCATCCGCTCGGTGTAGCCGAGGGCGGCGGCGAGCCCGCGGGCGACCTGCGCCGACTCGGGGATGCCGACGTCCACCCGGGTGCAGCCCCAGTTGCGCAGCACCTCCTCGGCGGCCAGCGCGCCGAACGTCCCGCGGCCCCGCCCGCGGCCCTCCCTGACCTCCAACTCGGCTATATCGCCCCAGAGTTGGCTGCCGTGCGGGACGGCGGTGGTGCGCAGCGCGCCGACCGGGCGGCCGTTGGCGCAGATCTGCCAGCGTCTGGTGCGGCCCCCGGCGGGGGTGGGTGTCTCGGGCCCCTCGGGGCGCAGCGTCGTGGTCATGTGGTGGTCCCTTCCCCACCCCGGGAGGGTTATCCGCCGGGCCCGGCTCACGGGTCGAGGTCATCGCCGCTGCGCTCGGTGAAGACGGTCATGGCCTTGGCGGTGACCGGACCGATCCCGGGCAGTTCGCGGCCGTCGACGCGGGTGACGGCCTGGACGTCGCGCAGGGTGGAGGTCAGGAAGATCTCCTCGGCGTCCTGGAGGGCTTCGAGCGGCAGGTCGACCTCCTCGGCGCCGCACCAGTCGACGACGAGGGCGCGGGTGATGCCGGCCAGGCAGCCGGAGGCGAGGGTGGGGGTGAGCAGGCGGCCGCCGATGACGACGAAGACGTTCGAGCCGGTGCCCTCGCAGAGCAGGCCCGCGGTGTTGGCGAACAGGGCCTCGGAGGCGCCGGCGCGGTGCGCGGTGGCCAGGGCGACGACGTTCTCGGCGTACGAGGTGGTCTTGAGGCCGGCGACGGCGCTGTGCTCGTTGCGGCGCCAGCGGACGACGGCGGCGGCCGTGGTGTCGGGGCGGCGGTTCACGGCGCCGATGGCGGCGACCAGGGTGGCGCCGGAGTCGCCGCGTTCGGAGCCGAGCGGGGCGTTGCCGCCGGTGTAGGTGATGCGCAGCCGGCCGAGCGGCATCGGGTTGGCGGCGAGGACCTGGACGCAGGCCTCGCGGACCTGTTCGCGGTCGGGGTCGGGCAGGCCGAGGCCGCGGGCGGAGCGGGTGAGGCGGTCGAGGTGGCGGGTGAGCGCGAAGGCCTGCCCGTCGACGGCCTTCACGGTCTCGAAGACGCCGTCGCCGGTGGTGAGTCCGTGGTCGAGGACGGAGACGGCGGCGTCGGCGGAGTCGACGAGTGTCCCGTTGACCCAGGTCATGGTGGGGTTCTGCATCGAGCGCTGCTCCTCGGAGGGTGTCTTCGGAGGGGTTCTTCAGAGGGTTTCGCTGCCCGACGCTATCGCGACCAGGCGGCCGGCCTTCAGTTCGGTTTCGGCCCACTCGCGGTCGGGGTCGGAGCCCCAGGTGATGCCGGCGCCGGTGCCGAAGCGCAGGACGGGGGCGGCGGGGTCGGTCCGGTCGAGCCAGAACGTGCGGATGCCGACGGCGAGTTCGCCCTCGCCCCGGTCCGCGTCGACCCAGCCGACGGCGCCGCAGTAGGGGCCGCGCGGGGCGGTCTCCAGGGCCTCGATGATGCGCAGGGCGCTGGACTTGGGCGCGCCGGTGACGGAGCCGGGCGGGAAGGTGGCGTCCAGCAGGTCGGGCCAGCCTGCGCCGTCGCGCAGGGTGCCCTCGACGGTGGAGACGAGGTGGACCAGGCCGGGGTGCTTCTCGACGACGCACAGGTCGGGGACGGTGACGCTGCCGGTCGCGCAGACGCGGCCGAGGTCGTTGCGGACCAGATCGACGATCATCACGTTCTCGGCGTGGTCCTTGTCGAGGAGGTCGTCCTCGGTGCGGCCGGTGCCCTTGATCGGGCCGGAGGCGACGGTGCGCCCGGTGCGGCGCAGGTAGAGCTCGGGCGAGGCGGTGGCGATCTCGACGCCGTGCTCGGGCAGCCGGATGGTGCCGGCGTAGGGGGCCGGGTTGCCGTGGGCGAGCAGGCCGGTGAGGGCGTCGATGTCGCTGCGGGCCGGGTCGGGCAGCGGCGCGGACAGCACGCGGCAGAGGTTGGCCTGGTAGACCTCGCCAGCGGCTATGTGTTCGCGGATGCGGCGCACGCCCGCGACGTAGGCGTCGCGGTCCAGGGAGCTGTGCCAGCTGCCGGCGTCCGGTCCGCGCCAGCCGGCGCCGGAAGGGGGCGCGGGGGCGGGGCGGACGTCGTCGAAGCGGGCACAGGTGAGCCGGCCCTCGAAGTCGTAGGCGACGGCCCAGTAGCCGCTGGAGTCGAGTGCGGCCAGGTCCGAGGTGACGTCGCGCAGTCCGGTGGCGAGGCGGCCGCCGAAGCGGGCGAGCGGGGTGTGGGGAGCGGTGGGGCCGGACACGGTTCTCCTGCGCGGTGGTGCTGAGCGGCGGTGCCTGAAGTGTAGGTCGGGGGCGCGGGCCCGGCCCGGGGGCGTGCGGCGGGCGCGAGCAGCTCCTGGGGGTACCTCCCGGCCGGAGGCCGGGGAAGTCGTGCGGGTGTCCACCGAGCGCACGCTGCGGGAACGGATTTTTAGCTGGCCCGGGAATCCGCTAGAGTTCAACACGTCGCCAGGGAGCGCAGCCGAGAAAAAGCGGTGAAGATCCCGGGAGACAGGCGGACGTGGCTCAGTTGGTAGAGCATCACCTTGCCAAGGTGAGGGTCGCGAGTTCGAATCTCGTCGTCCGCTCGATGGAGAACGGTGTAAGGTCGTTCTTCGAGTGTTGCCTGGTGGAGTGGCCGAGAGGCGAGGCAACGGCCTGCAAAGCCGTCTACACGGGTTCAAATCCCGTCTCCACCTCCAAGAGGATCACCCGGTTCCACCGGGAGACCTCCCCGCGCGATTAGCTCAGCGGGAGAGCACTACCTTGACACGGTAGGGGTCACTGGTTCAATCCCAGTATCGCGCACGTCGGATCCTTCGGGGTCTGCTGCAGGACCGCCACACCAGGCGCGATTAGCTCAGCGGGAGAGCACTACCTTGACACGGTAGGGGTCACTGGTTCAATCCCAGTATCGCGCACGTCGGGCCCTCCGGGGTCTGCTGCAGGACCGCCACACCAGGCGCGATTAGCTCAGCGGGAGAGCACTACCTTGACACGGTAGGGGTCACTGGTTCAATCCCAGTATCGCGCACAGTATCGGCCGGGGCCGCGATCCGTGAGGGTCGCGGCCCCGGCCGTTTCGGCGTTCCGGGCCTTGGCGTTCCGGGCTACGGGAAGAGCGCGGGCTGTGAGATCCGTGAGAACAGAAGAGCCGCGTACGGCCGCCCTCACCGACGTCCGTACGCGGCGTCTCCGCCTGCCGGGGTGCTCTGCGCACCGCTCCTCGCCCGTCCGCGAGTCGTCGCGGGCGCGGCCTTCCCCGGCGGCACTGGTTCCCCGTCCCCAGGGGATCAGTGCCCGTTCCGCGGCCGGCCGTGCGGCCGGCCAGGTCTCAGTGGCCGAGCAGATCGGCGACGGCCTGCGCCTGGTTCGCCATCTGCTCCCAGCCGCCGAACAGGGCCACCAGCAGCGCGGCACAGGGCAGGGCCATGGCCAGCGCCACCGCCGGGTGCCGGGTGGGCTCCGCGGACCGGGGCTGGGTGAAGGCCGGCCGACGGCGGCGGGAGGTTCCCGTGAGCTGCGGTGCCATGCCCTTGCTCCTGATCCGTGCTCGGTGCTTTCCGGTGGCGGTCGTCCGGTCGAGTTGGCGCGGTGGACGGCTTACCTCGGGGGACGAGCTCCCCGTCCACCGCTGCTAACAACGCTATGGCGCGGGGGGCTGTTCGGGCGTCATGCCGTCGTACTGTTCCTCGGGCATCCCGGAGGATGACGCTCAGACTTCGGGAGTACTACCGCAGGGGGAGACGGTCTTCGCGCGCCCCCCGGGAGAACCCTGACAGGCGACCCCGAGACGCGTTTCGGCACGTCGCTGACCTGTGCGTGCGTGCAAGATCGGACAATCGCACGGTGGCTCGAGGTGTTGCGTATCAGCACACCGCAGTGGGCAGTCCGTAAGCTGTGCCCGACAGGAACTGACGATGCCCCAACCGACGGGGCCTCACGCACGGGCTGACGGGGAAGAAACATGGCGATGATGCGGCTGAGGCGTGAGGACCCCCGCATCGTCGGGCCGTACCGCCTGCACCGGCGACTGGGAGCCGGCGGCATGGGCGTGGTCTACCTCGGCTCCGACCGGCGTGGTCAGCGGGTCGCCCTCAAGCTGATCCGCGCCGAACTCGCGGAGGACCAGGAGTTCCGTACCCGCTTCGCCCGCGAGATCGCCGCCGCCTCCCGCATCCGCGGCGGCTGCACCGCCCGCGTCGTCGGCTCCGACATCGAGGCCGACCGGCCCTGGCTCGCCACCGCCTACGTGCCCGGGCCGTCCCTCTACAAGCGGGTCGGCGACGAGGGGCCGCTCAGCTGGCCGGAGGCCGCCCGGATCGGCGCCGCCCTGGCCGACGGGCTGGTCAAGGTGCACGAGGCCGGGGTCGTCCACCGCGACCTCAAGCCGTCCAACATCCTGCTCTCGCCGCGGGGCCCGCGGATCATCGACTTCGGCATCGCCTGGTCGCGCGGCGCGAGCACCCTCACCCACGTCGGCACCGCGGTCGGCTCCCCCGGCTTCCTCGCGCCCGAGCAGGTGCGTGGCGTCGCCGTCACGCCCGCCACGGACGTGT
The nucleotide sequence above comes from Streptomyces kaniharaensis. Encoded proteins:
- a CDS encoding GNAT family N-acetyltransferase is translated as MTTTLRPEGPETPTPAGGRTRRWQICANGRPVGALRTTAVPHGSQLWGDIAELEVREGRGRGRGTFGALAAEEVLRNWGCTRVDVGIPESAQVARGLAAALGYTERMRNLSKRLTAAPVLPAGVTARRIEPAELPAWLDGAAEGYVRSLMASGLTEEQGRAKSELDHLRVLPQGADSPGVALRRLCGDADGEVLGSLWVDLHLRDLPDGEPLAWVMVVEVSPARRGRGHGRTLMLLAERECLAAGVCTLGLNVFTANEAAIRLYASLGYQVTNRLYGKPL
- a CDS encoding aminotransferase class IV; amino-acid sequence: MQNPTMTWVNGTLVDSADAAVSVLDHGLTTGDGVFETVKAVDGQAFALTRHLDRLTRSARGLGLPDPDREQVREACVQVLAANPMPLGRLRITYTGGNAPLGSERGDSGATLVAAIGAVNRRPDTTAAAVVRWRRNEHSAVAGLKTTSYAENVVALATAHRAGASEALFANTAGLLCEGTGSNVFVVIGGRLLTPTLASGCLAGITRALVVDWCGAEEVDLPLEALQDAEEIFLTSTLRDVQAVTRVDGRELPGIGPVTAKAMTVFTERSGDDLDP
- a CDS encoding chorismate-binding protein, coding for MSGPTAPHTPLARFGGRLATGLRDVTSDLAALDSSGYWAVAYDFEGRLTCARFDDVRPAPAPPSGAGWRGPDAGSWHSSLDRDAYVAGVRRIREHIAAGEVYQANLCRVLSAPLPDPARSDIDALTGLLAHGNPAPYAGTIRLPEHGVEIATASPELYLRRTGRTVASGPIKGTGRTEDDLLDKDHAENVMIVDLVRNDLGRVCATGSVTVPDLCVVEKHPGLVHLVSTVEGTLRDGAGWPDLLDATFPPGSVTGAPKSSALRIIEALETAPRGPYCGAVGWVDADRGEGELAVGIRTFWLDRTDPAAPVLRFGTGAGITWGSDPDREWAETELKAGRLVAIASGSETL